In one window of Camelina sativa cultivar DH55 chromosome 15, Cs, whole genome shotgun sequence DNA:
- the LOC104746370 gene encoding glutamic acid-rich protein-like, which yields MSRRNKPRPPFGSVVVGDPFVIYPEITLPDPKSISIDSELVLSYLNFNKFWRNSTYHLGDGVPKTEVESLDIERYYSDTLKPKKSKSSSFYDYLILRPDNFPKELLGDTPRKRLVKRAKWRQDLQKLDVLEELEARYLKAQGEEVKEEDLKAQGEEEKEEDDDDDEEEEESQGEEESDHGDYDHNQDFDDDNEDDYNQADGKNSSKDDNWFY from the coding sequence ATGTCGCGGAGAAATAAGCCTCGTCCTCCCTTTGGCTCTGTAGTTGTCGGTGATCCTTTTGTGATTTACCCTGAAATCACGTTACCTGATCCGAAATCTATCTCTATAGACTCGGAGTTAGTTTTGAGCTACCTTAATTTCAATAAGTTTTGGAGGAACTCGACCTATCACCTAGGCGATGGTGTTCCTAAGACAGAGGTTGAGAGTTTAGACATTGAGAGGTATTATTCAGACACGTTGAAGCCCAAAAAGAgcaagtcttcttctttctatgaTTACCTTATTCTTAGACCTGATAACTTTCCTAAAGAACTTCTCGGAGACACTCCAAGAAAACGGCTTGTCAAGAGAGCTAAGTGGAGGCAAGATCTGCAGAAATTGGATGTTTTAGAAGAGCTTGAAGCTCGGTATCTTAAGGCTCAGGGAGAggaagtgaaagaagaagatcttaAGGCTCAGggcgaggaagagaaagaagaagatgatgatgatgatgaagaagaggaggaatcacaaggtgaagaagaatctgatcaTGGAGATTACGATCATAATCAAGActttgatgatgataatgaagacGATTATAATCAGGCGGATGGTAAAAACTCTTCCAAGGATGATAATTGGTTTTACTAG